Proteins encoded together in one Nostoc sp. PCC 7524 window:
- a CDS encoding SDR family NAD(P)-dependent oxidoreductase, translating into MSDNHICLLTADGSPTSIKLAQSLVAQGWKVVVLSFPESIVSDRLPIPTGINHVVLSDMSEEHLQQQLKAIAQNYGTIRAFIHLSPLHTTASTAKAIIKQVFLIAKHLKKPLNETAIQGRSWFITVSRLDGKLGVAGNPDVNPIQGGLFGLTKTLNLEWEKVYCRALDISPDLSPETTVQSIIAELYDPNQLIVEVGYNSQRRITIVNEQYDIAQASKNQQINVNQDAVFLVSGGGRGITAQCVIKLAQVFGCKFILLGRSAINPEPDYAKGCSDEIELKKRIIQDISAPGEKPTPAKVNKILKSIIQSREIRETLSKVKQFGGSAEYISVDVTASSLVKEKVAEVAAKFGRITGIIHGAGNLADKLIEHKTAQDFEAVYVPKILGLETLLSCVDLNQLHHLVLFSSAAGFYGNIGQSDYAIANEILNKFAHQFKHQHPKCHVISFNWGPWDGGMVTPEVKQIFAQRNIEVIPIEVGTQMLVEELAFGEQDKVQVLVGGSLATLSSSLVAEMQTHRIRRKLTLEANPFLQDHVIGNHAVLPFTYAVTWMVNTCEQLYPGYKFFSSSNCKVLKGIIFDESLADEYIVDVKEVNKSPDKEIELAVTIWSNTTTGKPRYHYSTQVQLLRQIPHPHIYKEFDRNEDKNCVGLSPYKDGTLFHGSSFQGVKRVLNISSTKLTMECMSSITDVEQYGQFPVQSCNPCTADIQYQGMLIWVRHVYQAACLPLRCDKGEHFQDIPLGKTFYVSIEVLSSSNTNLKANIIAHDINGQVYSQVFGAEVTINKQLNSLFISAEDRETNKLSSFWRKFLGAKHPVFYALFTALYRRFVGRVVLEDRGDFESLKGKPRLYLANHQVGIESLLFVFCVAALTDCPINAVVKAEHRHSWISKMFEQLYSYPQFKNPELNFYFDRENQLSMIQLLASIKKVITEQGHSLLVHVQGTRSLSCRQPVTNLSAIFIDLALELNLPIVPVKFVGGLPIDPLKTRLEFPIGYTYQDYYLGKAIYPETLKSLHNAERKALILECLNQLGGTLANSYPNTPNIDFEREVKLWMKQTGVSEIRAVLYKVLEKIPNPTDEICTLLTGIRTGSFQVSDSAEGLWLKGFGQWLNGNQDN; encoded by the coding sequence TTGAGTGACAACCACATCTGTTTGCTAACAGCAGATGGGAGTCCAACCAGTATTAAGTTAGCGCAGTCTTTAGTAGCACAAGGGTGGAAAGTGGTTGTCCTCAGCTTCCCAGAGTCAATTGTGAGCGATCGCCTGCCAATCCCAACAGGAATTAATCATGTAGTCCTTTCAGATATGAGTGAGGAACATTTACAACAACAGCTAAAAGCGATCGCTCAAAACTATGGTACTATTCGTGCGTTTATTCATCTGAGTCCACTTCATACAACAGCCAGTACAGCTAAAGCTATTATTAAACAAGTTTTTCTGATCGCTAAACACCTCAAGAAGCCTCTGAACGAAACTGCTATACAAGGACGCAGTTGGTTTATAACTGTATCTCGTCTAGACGGAAAATTGGGAGTAGCAGGAAACCCTGATGTAAATCCTATTCAGGGGGGTTTATTTGGGTTAACAAAAACTCTCAATCTGGAATGGGAAAAGGTATATTGTCGAGCCTTGGATATTAGTCCTGATTTGAGTCCAGAGACTACTGTCCAGTCAATCATTGCTGAATTGTATGACCCCAATCAGTTAATAGTGGAAGTTGGATATAATTCTCAAAGACGCATTACTATTGTGAATGAGCAATATGACATTGCTCAGGCATCAAAAAATCAACAAATTAATGTTAATCAAGATGCTGTATTTCTTGTCAGTGGTGGGGGACGAGGAATTACAGCCCAATGTGTGATCAAATTAGCGCAAGTTTTTGGATGTAAGTTTATTTTGCTTGGTCGTTCAGCTATTAATCCTGAACCTGATTATGCAAAAGGTTGTAGTGATGAAATTGAATTGAAAAAGCGGATTATCCAAGATATTTCTGCTCCAGGAGAAAAACCTACACCTGCCAAAGTCAATAAAATACTCAAAAGCATTATTCAAAGCCGCGAAATTCGAGAAACGCTCTCTAAAGTTAAGCAGTTTGGTGGCAGTGCTGAATATATTAGTGTTGATGTAACTGCAAGCAGTTTAGTTAAAGAAAAGGTCGCGGAAGTTGCCGCTAAATTTGGCAGAATTACTGGCATTATTCATGGCGCAGGTAACTTAGCAGATAAATTAATTGAGCATAAAACAGCCCAGGATTTTGAAGCAGTTTATGTACCTAAAATCCTCGGATTAGAAACCCTGCTTAGTTGTGTTGATCTCAATCAACTGCATCATTTAGTGTTGTTTTCCTCGGCGGCAGGATTTTATGGGAATATTGGTCAATCTGATTATGCGATCGCCAATGAAATTCTCAACAAATTTGCTCATCAATTCAAACATCAACACCCCAAATGCCACGTTATTTCCTTCAACTGGGGCCCCTGGGATGGGGGTATGGTGACACCAGAAGTAAAACAAATTTTTGCCCAACGCAATATTGAAGTAATTCCTATTGAAGTTGGAACTCAAATGCTGGTGGAAGAATTAGCATTTGGTGAGCAAGATAAAGTGCAAGTGCTAGTTGGTGGTTCTCTTGCTACCCTATCTAGCTCTTTAGTAGCAGAAATGCAAACTCACCGTATCCGGCGCAAATTAACTCTAGAAGCTAATCCCTTTTTACAAGATCATGTAATCGGAAATCATGCTGTATTACCATTCACTTATGCTGTAACTTGGATGGTTAACACTTGTGAGCAACTATATCCAGGTTATAAATTTTTCAGTAGCAGTAACTGTAAAGTTTTAAAAGGGATTATTTTCGATGAAAGTTTGGCTGATGAATATATTGTAGACGTGAAAGAGGTTAACAAATCACCAGATAAAGAAATTGAATTAGCTGTGACTATATGGAGTAACACAACAACAGGAAAACCACGATATCATTACAGCACACAAGTTCAACTCTTGCGTCAAATTCCTCATCCTCATATATATAAAGAATTTGACAGAAATGAAGATAAAAATTGTGTAGGTTTGTCACCCTATAAAGATGGCACATTATTTCACGGATCTAGCTTCCAGGGCGTTAAACGAGTTTTAAATATAAGCTCAACAAAACTGACAATGGAATGTATGAGTTCAATCACAGATGTTGAACAATATGGTCAGTTCCCAGTGCAGAGTTGTAACCCTTGTACAGCAGATATACAATATCAAGGTATGTTGATTTGGGTTCGCCATGTCTATCAAGCAGCCTGTCTACCTTTAAGATGTGATAAAGGTGAACATTTTCAAGATATTCCATTAGGCAAAACATTCTATGTTTCAATAGAGGTTTTATCTAGTAGTAACACTAATTTAAAAGCTAATATAATAGCCCACGATATTAACGGACAAGTTTATTCCCAGGTTTTCGGTGCTGAAGTCACTATCAACAAACAGCTAAATTCCCTATTCATTTCGGCTGAAGATAGAGAAACAAACAAATTATCCTCATTTTGGCGCAAATTCTTAGGAGCCAAGCATCCAGTTTTCTATGCACTATTTACAGCTTTATATCGGCGTTTTGTCGGACGCGTAGTGCTGGAAGATAGAGGAGATTTTGAATCACTCAAAGGAAAACCAAGACTTTACTTAGCTAATCATCAAGTAGGAATAGAATCTCTACTATTTGTATTTTGTGTTGCTGCGCTTACAGATTGTCCAATTAATGCAGTAGTTAAAGCAGAGCATCGGCATAGTTGGATTAGCAAAATGTTTGAGCAGCTTTATTCCTATCCACAATTTAAAAACCCAGAACTTAATTTTTACTTCGACAGAGAAAATCAGTTGTCCATGATTCAACTTCTTGCTTCTATAAAAAAAGTCATAACTGAGCAAGGCCATTCTTTGCTAGTTCATGTACAGGGAACTCGCTCCTTAAGTTGTCGCCAACCTGTTACAAATCTAAGTGCTATTTTTATTGATTTAGCATTGGAATTGAATCTCCCTATTGTACCTGTAAAATTTGTGGGAGGATTACCCATTGATCCATTAAAAACACGCTTAGAATTTCCCATTGGCTATACCTATCAAGACTATTATTTAGGTAAAGCAATTTATCCTGAAACACTTAAGTCTTTACATAATGCAGAGCGTAAAGCTTTAATTTTAGAGTGTTTAAATCAACTGGGTGGAACCCTAGCAAATTCCTATCCTAATACACCTAATATTGATTTTGAACGAGAAGTAAAACTGTGGATGAAGCAAACTGGAGTTTCAGAAATTCGTGCAGTGCTGTACAAAGTGCTGGAAAAAATTCCCAATCCAACTGATGAAATTTGCACATTGTTGACAGGTATCCGCACAGGTAGTTTTCAGGTTTCTGATTCTGCTGAAGGACTGTGGTTAAAAGGATTTGGACAATGGTTGAATGGTAATCAAGATAATTAA
- a CDS encoding FAD-dependent oxidoreductase, with product MVQTKLDKNTKFGIIGAGVAGLTAARALRDKGYQNITLLEREATAGGKCRTVFYQNRPFELGAVVIAPNHYITLDIMKEVGLKTELITGDGNFYKPDGRKIKLIDKKEQANLLWQIFIKLPYFAYKNKKIYSPGFLDINSELYQNFHDYCSNNGLEMFEILSNIICTPYGYGYPHTVPAAYYFKYLSLKVFYTAFMKRLLYFSDGAATVWQKLAEKFDIRFEQNIIAIKRCSQIQVHTAVDTFEFDKLILACPLDNTLSFLNASLEEEKLFKKIRYNYYYVFLLFVNNLPDGDNLPNRGYIPVNFTESNEGHLMFWHRRYKDINLYTFYILGDEEQDEKELERVLIEDLEKMGAKVENKYTSTKWKFFPHVSCEDIQNDYYQQLESIQGENNTYFTGELLNFSIVESVAQYSYNLVERFF from the coding sequence ATGGTTCAAACTAAATTAGATAAAAATACAAAGTTTGGCATTATTGGAGCAGGTGTTGCTGGCTTAACTGCGGCTCGTGCATTAAGAGACAAGGGTTATCAAAATATTACTTTATTAGAAAGAGAAGCTACGGCTGGAGGTAAATGTCGTACTGTATTTTATCAAAATCGTCCTTTTGAATTAGGAGCTGTTGTCATAGCTCCTAATCATTATATTACGCTTGATATTATGAAGGAAGTAGGATTAAAAACAGAGTTAATTACAGGAGATGGGAATTTTTATAAGCCTGATGGTAGAAAAATTAAATTAATAGATAAAAAAGAACAAGCAAACCTTTTATGGCAAATTTTTATTAAACTGCCATATTTTGCATACAAAAATAAAAAAATTTATTCCCCAGGTTTTTTGGATATTAATAGCGAGTTATATCAAAATTTTCACGATTACTGTTCTAATAATGGGTTAGAAATGTTTGAAATATTATCAAATATTATTTGTACTCCATATGGATATGGATATCCTCATACAGTTCCAGCAGCTTATTATTTTAAATACCTATCTTTAAAAGTTTTTTACACAGCTTTTATGAAGAGGTTACTATATTTTTCTGATGGTGCAGCGACTGTTTGGCAGAAGTTAGCTGAAAAATTTGATATTCGCTTTGAGCAAAATATTATTGCAATCAAAAGGTGTTCTCAAATTCAAGTTCATACCGCAGTAGATACTTTTGAATTTGATAAACTAATTTTAGCTTGTCCGTTAGATAATACATTATCTTTTCTTAATGCTAGTCTGGAAGAGGAAAAATTATTTAAAAAAATTAGATACAACTACTATTACGTTTTTCTTTTATTTGTTAATAATTTACCAGATGGAGATAATCTGCCTAATAGAGGTTACATTCCTGTAAACTTTACAGAATCGAATGAAGGTCATTTGATGTTTTGGCATCGTCGATACAAAGATATCAATCTCTATACATTCTACATACTTGGAGATGAAGAACAAGATGAAAAAGAATTAGAAAGAGTGCTTATAGAAGATTTGGAGAAAATGGGGGCTAAAGTTGAAAATAAATATACTTCTACAAAATGGAAATTTTTTCCTCATGTTAGTTGTGAAGATATACAAAACGATTATTATCAGCAACTAGAAAGTATTCAGGGAGAAAATAATACTTATTTTACTGGAGAATTACTTAATTTTTCTATCGTAGAGTCAGTAGCACAGTATTCATATAATCTCGTTGAACGTTTTTTCTGA